TGGTGGCACATTACGTACCGCAAAACTTCCTTCAGAAGTGTTCAGCCAAAAACACCGCGTAATTAAAGTGCGTATTGGTAAAGCTATTTCGGTAACGGAACAAAACGAACATGCTACGCTCGAAGAATACTCAGAGTTTTTGAGAAGGAAAACTTATATGCTTGCAAATCCTTTTGAAAAGGAAAGCAAATTATTGACTCCTCCGAATTTAAAGATTCCGAAAAGCCCTAAAAAAATTGTTACTCCCGCAAATGGAGAAAAAATAATTGCCGAAGTTGATGCTTTAAGAAGTACAGATTGTCGTCTGTTACAGAGTAAAAACTATGAGGTTTTCTTTGCTGAAGCAGCTCAAATACCAAATATTCTTCACGAACTAGGTAGACTTAGAGAAATTACTTTTAGAGAAGTTGGCGAAGGAACAAATGAACCTATTGATTTAGATAAATTTGACCAATATTACCACCACATGTTTTTATGGGATGATGATGCCAAGAAAATTGCCGGTGCATACCGAATGGGATTGGGTTCAGAAATTTATCCAAAATATGGAATGGATGGTTTTTATCTAAACGATTTGTTTCGATTTGAGCCTGAATTACACGATATGATGCACAAATCTATTGAAATGGGACGCGCATTTATCATTAAAGAATACCAGCAAAAACCAATGCCTCTTTTTCTACTTTGGAAAGGAATTATTCATACCACATTACGTTATCCAGAACATAAATTCCTGCTTGGCGGCGTAAGTATCAGCAATCAATTTTCAGATTTTTCGAAATCGCTAATGATTGAATTTATGAAATCAAATTATTACGATCCCTATATTGCACAATACATTCATCCGAAGAAAGCGTATAAAGTAAAACTGAAAGATGCGGATAAAGATTTCATTTTTGACGAAGCCGAATCAGATTTAAATAAATTTGACAAAATAATTGATGAGCTGGAACCAGGAAGTTTACGCTTACCCGTTTTAATTAAAAAGTACATCAAACAAAATGCAAGAGTAGTCGCCTTTAATGTTGACCCTTTATTCAACAACGCTATTGACGGATTGATGTATATCAGAATTGCAGATATTCCAGAAAGTACGATGAAACCCGTTATGGAAGAATTTCAGGCTGAACTGGAACGAAAACTAACTGAAAAAGAAGATTAATAAAAAAATCCCGATTGAATCGGGATTTTTTATGCTTTAAAACCAAGCTTTCTTTCCAACTTGATAGGTTTGATAAAACTCTTCGTCTGATTTTATTAAATATATAATTCCTTCTATAACGCCTAATAAACCTGTAACTGTTCCACAAGTGCAGATACTAATTACCAACCATATTATTCCTTCGGTGGTATATCCTAAAAGGAATTTATGAATTCCAAATGGTCCTAAAAGTATAGCAAGAAGTCCTGCAGAAATTTTTTTATTATCCTCATAAACAGGGCGAGGATTGTTCCATTCTTCGTGTTTTGAATTTTCCATAGATTAATTATTATGTGATTGTAATTCAACACTTAAAAATACTAAAAAATAGATTACATTTTAAAATCTAATTTGATTTTTAGTGTTTTACTTTATAAATACAATGCCTTAATTTTATCTACAATGACCTGAGCCAATCGTTCGTGACTTTCAAATGTCCATCCTGCAATGTGTGGCGTGAGAATTACGTTCTTAGCTTGCAACAAATATTGAAAGGCTTCTGGTGTGTTTTTATCCTGAAATAAAGTTTCAAAAGACAATTTTTCATATTCTAAAACATCTAATCCTGCTCCAAGAATTTTACCTGATTGCATTGCAGCAACTAAATCTGCTGTAACAATGTTCTTACCGCGTGAAGTATTAATAATCCAAAACGGTTTGGCAAAATTATTGATGAAAGCTGCATTTACCATTTTATCCGTTTCTGGAGTCCATGGAATATGCAAGCTCAAGACATCTGCCTTTTGTTGTAATTCCTGTAACGAAACTTGCTTAGCATTTGCATCACCCTCATTTTCCTGAATGTCATAACACACTACTTCAACATCAAATCCTCGGAGTTTTTTAGCAAATGATTTTCCCATGTTACCATAACCAATAATTCCAACAGTTTTTCCATCAAGTTCATGCCCTCGATTGCTTTCTCGGTTCCAATGCCCTGATCTAATTTCGCTATCGGCTTGATTTAATTTATTAAAAAGCGACAAAATCATTCCTAATGTATGTTCAGCAACTGCATTTCGGTTTCCTTCAGGCGCAGCAATAAGCGTAATGTTTTTTGATGAAGCATAATCACAATCAATGCTTTCTAAACCAGCACCTACTCGAGCTATAAATTGCAAATTAATAGCCTTGTCCAAAAAGGTTTTATCAATTTTGAAACGGCTTCGAATAACAATTCCGTGATAGTCCTGAATTTTAGCTTCAATTTCTTCTTTGGAAGATTTGAAATCCTGAAAATTACTGAAACCAGCTTGTTGCAATTGATCCCAAAGTACGGGATGATTGCTATCGATATGAAGGATTTTTATGCCCATAAAATAGCTTGTTTTTTGATACATCAAATTAACAAAAAAAATACGGTTTATTGTTTTAAGAAAAAAATTAGCAAGAAATGCCTAAATTAGCGTCACCTTTATTGTTTACAACAAATCAATTCCAAAATGAAATTAACAAGAACGTTTAAAGCCTTTTTTGAAAGCGAAAAAGCAGGTGGAGTTATTTTGCTTCTTGCTACTATCTTTTCTCTTAGTCTTGCTAATTCATCTATACAAACGGAATACATTAGTTTTTGGAACATTCAATTGGGCCATCATTCCATAACACATTGGATTAATGACGGATTGATGACAATTTTTTTCCTTTTAATTGGTTTGGAATTAGAGCGCGAAATTTATGATGGTGAATTATCCAATATCAAAAATGCTGCGTTACCTATTTTTGGAGCTTTAGGAGGAATGTTGATTCCGGCTGGAATTTTTTTAGCACTGAATTTTGGAACCATTACGCAAAACGGCGCAGGAATTCCGATGGCTACTGATATTGCATTTGCTATTGGTATTTTATCGCTTTTAGGAAATCGGGTGCCAGCTTCGCTCAAAATATTTTTGACTGCACTGGCTGTAATTGATGATTTAGGAGCGCTAATTGTGATTGCTGTTTTCTATACAGATACGATTTCATTTTTAAATTTATTTATTGCTTTTGCAATTATGGGAGTTTTGTTTCTGCTAAACAGAAGAAAAGTACACCATCTAGCACCTTATTTAATTGGCGGAATTGGGATGTGGTATTTCATGCTTAATTCTGGCGTACATGCCACCATAACTGGAGTTTTGTTAGCGTTTGTGATTCCTTTTGGTGACGGAGGTAAAAAAACATCTTCGTATAGACTACAGCATTTTCTACACAAACCAGTGGCATTTTTTATTTTGCCCTTATTTGCAATTTCAAATACTTGCATTGCAATAGATTCAAATTGGAGTGAAGGACTCAATAATACGAATACAATTGGCATATTAGCAGGTCTTGTAGTTGGAAAACCATTGGGAATTTGGCTTTTTTCGTTCCTAAGTGTTGGTTTAGGAATTTGTGCTTTACCAAAAGATTTAAAATGGAAAGATATTTTGGGAGCAGGAATGTTAGGTGGAATTGGCTTTACTATGTCTTTTTTTATTACACTGCTCGCATTTAAAAATGATGGAGAAGATGTAATTACTTACTCTAAAATTGCCATTCTGATTGCTTCTTTTATCGCAGGAACTATTGGTTTCCTTTGGTTGAAGTTTTATCCAAAAAAATAAAACCAAATAAACATTACCTTATTTAGGCTAAAATATTTATTTGGTTTTAAAGGCCTTGTTTTATAAACTGGTCCAATAATCAAGTACTGTTATTTTATCTGGCTTTGGATTCAAAAGAGCCCCAAACGCTTTGTGGTCTGGATGAATCAAATACGCATCTCTATCAGCTTCGCTATAAAATGTCAAGAAAAAACAATGTGTTAAACCATTATTCAAATTTTCAGGACTATTATTCGTTCCCCATTCAAAGGATTTTATCAATGGTATTTTAGCGGGCAAATTTCCAAAAGCAGTTACAATCTTGCTAATATCTGCTGGATTAGTGCCTTCTTTCCATCCAAACATAACTACATGCCTAAGCACTTGTTTTGGTTTGTCTTGTTGGGCATTTATCGTATTGAAAGTTGCCATTAAAAATAGAAGTACAAATAGTAGTTTTTTCATTTTATGTTTTTTCCAAATATACTATTTATTTAAATTGGATTTACAGCACTTTTTTTTGCGTGAGGGATAGTAGTTAGCTACCGAAGTAGCGCATATATCCCGACAGTTCGGGACGACTACAATACCAAAAAGGGTCTTCTCAGCGTAATGTTGAGAAGACCCTTTTTGGTGTTTTGGTCACGCCCAAATGGTGTTTATCCTTTGATTTGTTTTAAAGAAGTTTTGATTCCTTTGATTAATGACGAACTGAATCCGTGTAATTCCATTTCGTTCAATCCTGCAATAGTACAACCTTGCGGTGTAGTTACGCGGTCAATTAATTGTTCTGGATGTCCTTTTTCTTCTAATAACATTTCGGCTGCTCCTTTTACGGTTTGGGCTGAAATGGCTAAAGCTGTTTGCCAGTCAAATCCTATTTCAATTCCTGCTTGCATGGAAGCACGAATGTAACGAAGTGCAAAAGCGGTTCCGCTAGCCGCCAAAACTGTAGCTGCGTCCATTAATTTTTCGTCAATAATAGGCGCTGTTCCTAAAGTCTGAAAAAGAGCTACAGTATCTTGTGCTTTGTCTTTGTCTTTTTCATGAAAAGCGATACAGGTTGCTGATGCACCAAATTGTGCTGCAATATTTGGCATGATTCGAACTGCACTATTAGAAGCTCCAATCTTGTTTTGTAAATTTTCAATAGACAATCCACTCACTGCCGAAGCAATTACTTTATTAGAAATTACAGGAAGTATTTCGGCTAAAACAGTATCTACTTGATACGGTTTGATAGTCAATATTATAACATCTGCTTCTTGAATTTGATGTTTATTATCTGTAGAAACAGTAATGCATAATTTTTCAAGATATAAAATACTAGCTGTGTTTCGTCTGGTTACGGTTACTTGATTGTCTTGTGAAAATTTTGATATTCCTAATGCTATAGAAACACCTAAGTTTCCTCCTCCAATAATATGTACTTTCATGCTGTTTTTTTTAAACTCCTAAAATCAATTTTGCAATTGTAAAATACAAGATGATGCCAAAAACATCATTTGTTGTTGTTATAAATGGTCCCGTTGCAATGGCAGGATCTATCTTTTTCTTGTGCAAAAATAAAGGCACTAACGTTCCTAATGTTGCTGCAAATAAAATAACCACTATAATAGAAATAGAAATAGCTAATCCTACTTGAAATTGCCCATACATGATGGTATGGTACGCCAATACTAACAAGGAAATTATGGTTCCTGAAATCATGGCGACTGTAATTTCTTTGCTAAAATATTCTTTGCTAAAACCTTTCAAAGTACCATTTGCTAATCCTTGAACAATAATTGCCGAAGCTTGAACGCCAATATTTCCTGCAGTCGCTGAAAGCAAAGGCATAAAAATAATCAAGGTATAAAATTGTTGTGATGTAGCTTCATTCCCTTTCAAAACATAAGACGCAACTAGCTCAATTAACATTCCCATAATTAGCCATGGTAATCTCGCTTTGGTATGTTCGTAAACACTATCATCCGCTTCTACGTCTTGGGTGATACCCGCAGCCATCTGGTAATCTTTATCCGCTTCTTCTTTGATTACATCCACGATATCATCAATAGTGATTCGGCCTACCAAACGTCCTAATTCATCAACCACTGGAATGGCTTCTAAATCGTATTTCTGCATGATTCTCGCTACCTCAATATCTTCAGTATCTACATTAACTGAATTTAATTTCCGAATGTAAACGTCATTTATAGGTGTTCTTGAAGATGTAGTCAATAAATCTTTGAGAGACAAACGTCCTTTCAATCTGTCTTCATCATCAACCACATAAATAGAATGTACTCTAGAAATATTTACTGCTTGAATGCGCATTTCTTTTACACAAGTAAGTACGTTCCAGTTCTCATTAACTTTAACTAACTCTTTATGCATAATTCCTCCAGCAGTATCTTCAGCGTAACGCAATAAATCAACAATGTCTTTTGCGTGCTCAACATCTTGTAACTCAGAGATTACTTCGGCTTTGATTTCTTGAGAAAGTTCCGCAATAATATCTGCGGCATCATTTGTTTCAAGCTCATCTAATTCCTCCGCAATTTCTTTTGGAGAAAGTCTTTTTAATATATTTTCCCGCAAATCATCTTCTAATTCTAGAAGAATTTCTGCTGTTTTATCACTGTCTAATACTTTAAAAATGTAGGTCGCCTCTTCAAAATCAAGTTCGTCTAGAACCTCAGCAATATCAGCATGGTGCATGTCATTCAATAAAACTTCCAATTGATGGTCGTTTTTACTTTGAATGAGTTGCTCTAATTCGCGGATTAGTTCTTTGCTGATTTTAAACTCCATCGGCTTCTATTTTTTGGGTAAGTTCTATAAACTGTTCTACACTAAGTTGTTCTGGGCGAAGATCAAAAACTTTGTCTTCTCTCAAATTATCAGACAAATTTAAGGTTTTTAAACTGTTACGCAAGGTTTTTCTACGTTGCTGAAAAGCAGTTTTTACCACTGTGAAAAATAATTTTTCACCACAAGGCAAACTAAAATCTTCTTTTCTGCGCAAACGCAATACTCCTGATTTTACTTTTGGTGGTGGGTTAAAAACATGTTCGTCAACCGTAAACAAATATTCCGCATCATAAAAAGCCTGGGCTAAAACCGAAAGAATTCCATAGGTTTTGCTTCCTTTTTTCTCACAGATGCGTTCTGCAACTTCTTTTTGAAACATTCCTGCAAATTCTGGAATTTGATTCCGAAATTCTAATGTTCTAAAAACAATTTGAGTTGAAATATTATATGGAAAATTCCCTATTATCGCGAATTGCTTGCCTTCAAAAATCTCATTTATATTGTATTTCAGGAAATCTTTTGAGATAATTTTATCCTTCAATTTTGGATAATTACTATCTAAATATTCCACAGATTCCGTGTCAATTTCTATCACGTAGGTATTGATCGGTTTTTCTAATAAATATTTTGTCAAAACACCCATTCCTGGACCTATTTCTAAAACATCCTCATAGCCTTCTAGATTCAAGGTATCCGCAATGGCTTGAGCGATACTTTCGTCTTTCAGGAAATGTTGTCCGAGGTGTTTTTTGGCTTTTACTTTTTCCATATTGTCATTGCGAGGCACGAAGCAATCTCGCTTATTTTTAAGTTTATTTTGCCACGAAGGCACAAAGACGCAAAATGTTTTCTAATGTTCTGAAATCAATTCTAACTCTGTTATAAAAGTCAACATTCTGTCCCCAAAAAGTTTTGTTCCTTCTTCACGCAAAGCCGGTGCATCTTCTTGATAATATTTCTCCAAAGTTTCTTTACTGTCCGTAGTGTATTGAACAGAATAGGTTACTCCTCCCATTTCTTCTTCAACTAATACTCTAACCATTCTGGCAGAAGAGAATTTTCCTGTTGCCAAAACCTCTGGAATGTGTTTGTGTTGCATCCAAATCATCCATTGATCGTGAACACTTTCGTGTATGTTTGTAGTAACGTTATATAGTATCATTTTTCACTGTTTAATCGTTGATTTGTTTAATTGGTTAACCTATTAAACCTAATTTACAAATTTGTATCTCCTCGTAATTCTCTAAATTTTCTCCTTGCTTCAACAAAGTAAATACTGTCTTGGTGGCTAAAAATTATTTTTTCGTACAATGTCTTTGCTTTTTCAGGCATTTGCAATTGTTTATTGTAAATTTCGGCAGCATAATATAAAGCTTCATCAATGTAGATTCCATCATTATGCTGATCAATTATAGTTTGATATTGGCTTAAAGCCAAGGTATAATCACCTAATTTTTCATATGTTTTACCTAACCTCAACAAGGTTACCGCTTCTATTTCCTGTCCTTTAAACGTTTTCAAAATAGTCTGAAATTGCAATACCGCTTCCTGATTCCTATTTTGATACAAAAGATAATCTCCTTTAGCAAATGCCGCCAAGGCTGTTTGCGTTGAATCAGCAACCGTATTGTCATTTATCAAAAGAAAATATTCTAAAGCATCATTCGCAATTAGTTGCGTATTCGCTGATTTCAATTCCTTAAATTGTTTCAAAGCCCAAGCGAAATCTGTTTTGAAATAGCTCGTTTTTGCTGCCTTCAAACTTGCTTCATGCGCCACAACATCATTCTTCAAATCCAATTCTATTTGTGAATAATACAACAATGCTTGATTGAATTTTTCTTCATAAAGCAAAATATCTGCCAATTCCATTTTGGCTTGAGCCACTTCATACGTATTCAATGATAACGCAAGTGCTTTCTTCACCACCGCTTTTCCTTCTTCTGGATTTTTTAAATTAAAAGTTAAAAAATGTGCCTGAATCAGTTGCAAAGGTAAGGTAAAAGGATTTATTTCATATTCTTGTAACAAATGGTTTAGTTCTGCGTTAATCGTTACAAAATCTTTCGGCTGCGCAACTTTGATTTTCATCTTTATCAAATAGGCATTTGCTTGAATTAGCAACTCTAAATCTTTTGTGTTTTCCAAAACAAAACCTAAAATTTCCTTAGCAGCCTCACCGTTTTCTTCTTCAATAGCAAGTTGTCCTAAATTCACAATATTCGATAACGATTCGGGATTGCGTTTGTAAATTGCTTTTTCCTGAATAAACGCTTTTTCAAACTCTTTATGTTGCACATAAAACCAACTCAAATAATGGTTCCAAAACAGGTCTTGGTTCTTCTGAGTTCTAATAATTAATGCTTTGCGTAAGCTGTTATCAAAACTAGCATCTCCTTCGTCAGCCATAAACCGCGCGAGTTGATTTTGAATTTGTATCGAATTTTGAGGATTAGCAAACGCTTCATCTAAAAAAGTAGAAATCATCATTTCAACATTCCCTAACTGACCATAAAGCAATCCTATTTGATAATTAAAATTAAAATTAGGCTGTAATTCAACTGCTTTTTGATAGGATTTCAAGGCATAGTCCAGAAGTACTTTACGCTCAAATGAATTGGAAATACTATAAACTTCATTTGGATTTTTTTGGATTCTGTCAAAAGCTTTTTCGTAATATATCTTGGCTTTATCCTCCTTTTTTTGCAACTGAAAATTATATCCCAATTCGACCAAAAGATTCCCTTGTTTGTATTTATCAAATCGGGCTTGAATGGCTTTTTCTGCAACATCATAGCGTTGCAATTGTTGGTAACAATCAATAGTTCTTAAAAAATATTGGGAGTTTTGAGGTATATCTTGAAGCAATTCTTCGTAACTGATTAGGGCTTTTTCGAAATCGCCTTTGTCATAATAATACTGCGCTAATTGCTCGTTTTGCGAAAAACAAACCAATGAAAAAAACAGGGAGATATGTAGAAAGAGTTTTTTCATTGTTAATTTTTTTACTAAATAACACTTAATCAAAAGTCATTTAACCGCAAATTCGCAAATTTTATTTTTATTGAATTATAAAATAATTTGCGAATTTGTGGTAAGTGAAAATTGACCAAATTTAGTTTATAATATCAAATCCGCAAAACGGACGCAATACCTCAGGAACTACAATTCCTTCTGGCGTTTGGTAATTTTCTAAAATTCCAGCTAAAACTCTTGGCAAAGCCAATGAACTTCCGTTTAAAGTGTGTGCCAATTGATTTTTTCCGTCTTTATCTTTGAAACGTAATTTCAAACGATTCGCTTGGAAAGTCTCAAAATTAGAAACAGAACTGATTTCTAACCAACGTTCTTGTGCCGTAGAAAACACTTCAAAATCATAGGTCAATGCTGATGTGAAACCCATATCCCCTCCACAAAGACGCAAAATTCTATAAGGTAATTTCAATTCTTGAAGAATGCCTTTTACATGTTCTACCATTCCGTCTAAAGCTTCATAAGACTTATCAGGATGCTCTACGCGTACAATTTCGACTTTGTCAAATTGATGCAAACGGTTTAATCCACGAACGTGAGCGCCATAAGAACCAGCTTCACGACGGAAACAAGGTGTGTAAGCCGTACATAAAACTGGCAATTCATTTTCGTTCAGAATTACATCTCTAAATAAATTAGTTACTGGAACTTCAGCCGTAGGGATTAAATATAAATTATCTGTAGCGTCATGGTACATTTGTCCTTCTTTATCTGGCAATTGCCCTGTTCCAAAACCTGAAGCTTCATTTACTAAATGAGGCACTTGCATTTCTTTGTAACCCGCTGCTGTATTTTTATCTAAGAAATAATTAATCAAGGCACGTTGTAATTTAGCACCTTTCCCTTTATAAACTGGAAATCCTGCCCCTGTAATTTTTACTCCTAATTCAAAATCAATGATATCGTATTTTTTTACTAGTTCCCAATGTGGTAATGCTCCTTCGTGCAGAACCGGAATATCACCTTCTTGAAAAACATTTAAGTTTTCCTCAGGAGTTTTTCCAACAGGAACAATATCCGCTGGAAGATTCGGAATAGTATATAGTTTTTGTGTTAGCTCATTTGCAAAAATTTCTGCTTTCTCTGCTAAGTCTTTGCTTTTTTCTTTTAGTAGAATTGTTTTTTCTTTTAAAATAGTAGCTTTTGATTTTTCACCACTTTTCATCAAGTCACCAATATCTTTGGATAATTTATTAGATTCGGCTAAAACACCATCAAGCTCTACTTGAGTAGCGCGACGTTTTTCGTCGAGTTGTACCACTTCTTCAACAATAGTTTTGGCATCCATATTTCTTTTTGCCAAAGCTTTGATTACTTTTTCTTGATTTTCTCTAATAAATGCGATTTGTAACATATCCTGATTTTTAAAACTCTTTGTTTGTTTTCAATAACGGAAGCAAATTTAAGGAAATGTTTGATAGAAATGGGACAAAAAATTAGTCAATAGTCCAAAGTCACAATGTCACAAAGTCAAGCTCTAAGAAATAACCTTATTTAGTATCCCTTTATTTAAATATAATATTATGTTGAAAAGACAATGGAATGCAATAGAAAACGCCTTTAAGACTTTTGACTTAGTTTAGGCTCTTTTAATCTCGTGACCAACGAATTCTTCTAAAGTGGCAAACATTTCATCAACAGAAAGCACTTCGAAATCAGGATGGGATTTAAGAAAATTAGCGTTCAAAGTAATTAGATTTTCTTCTATTTCGAAAAAAGTGTCATTGTTAAGCAAATCTCTAATCGGATTTACACCTTCTAACTTGCCTTTTAGGAATTTATTGAGTTTTACGCTGCTCATTAATTTTACTTTTTTACTTTGCTGTTGAAATAATTCTAAATGCTTTTCAGCTCCAATGAGTGCCAAACCTTCTTCAATCAATTCATTTAATTCGGTATTCCAGCCTGATTTATATACAAATTGAGCAAAATTACC
Above is a window of Flavobacterium sp. 123 DNA encoding:
- a CDS encoding tetratricopeptide repeat protein, which encodes MKKLFLHISLFFSLVCFSQNEQLAQYYYDKGDFEKALISYEELLQDIPQNSQYFLRTIDCYQQLQRYDVAEKAIQARFDKYKQGNLLVELGYNFQLQKKEDKAKIYYEKAFDRIQKNPNEVYSISNSFERKVLLDYALKSYQKAVELQPNFNFNYQIGLLYGQLGNVEMMISTFLDEAFANPQNSIQIQNQLARFMADEGDASFDNSLRKALIIRTQKNQDLFWNHYLSWFYVQHKEFEKAFIQEKAIYKRNPESLSNIVNLGQLAIEEENGEAAKEILGFVLENTKDLELLIQANAYLIKMKIKVAQPKDFVTINAELNHLLQEYEINPFTLPLQLIQAHFLTFNLKNPEEGKAVVKKALALSLNTYEVAQAKMELADILLYEEKFNQALLYYSQIELDLKNDVVAHEASLKAAKTSYFKTDFAWALKQFKELKSANTQLIANDALEYFLLINDNTVADSTQTALAAFAKGDYLLYQNRNQEAVLQFQTILKTFKGQEIEAVTLLRLGKTYEKLGDYTLALSQYQTIIDQHNDGIYIDEALYYAAEIYNKQLQMPEKAKTLYEKIIFSHQDSIYFVEARRKFRELRGDTNL
- the nhaA gene encoding Na+/H+ antiporter NhaA — its product is MKLTRTFKAFFESEKAGGVILLLATIFSLSLANSSIQTEYISFWNIQLGHHSITHWINDGLMTIFFLLIGLELEREIYDGELSNIKNAALPIFGALGGMLIPAGIFLALNFGTITQNGAGIPMATDIAFAIGILSLLGNRVPASLKIFLTALAVIDDLGALIVIAVFYTDTISFLNLFIAFAIMGVLFLLNRRKVHHLAPYLIGGIGMWYFMLNSGVHATITGVLLAFVIPFGDGGKKTSSYRLQHFLHKPVAFFILPLFAISNTCIAIDSNWSEGLNNTNTIGILAGLVVGKPLGIWLFSFLSVGLGICALPKDLKWKDILGAGMLGGIGFTMSFFITLLAFKNDGEDVITYSKIAILIASFIAGTIGFLWLKFYPKK
- a CDS encoding lysophospholipid acyltransferase family protein, with translation MGLVTAKEVAKAINADKYGVLGTFSGWLLMKVLKISTLNKVYDRNKHLQDVDFLNGILDDLQIKFEIPEEDLKRLPKEGAYITISNHPLGGIDGVLLLKLMLEREPNFKIIANFLLHRIEPLKKYIMPVNPFENHKDAKSSVVGIKETLRHLSDGKPLGMFPAGEVSTYKDGKLMVDKPWEEGAIKVIRKAQVPVVPIYFHAKNSRLFYLLSKIGGTLRTAKLPSEVFSQKHRVIKVRIGKAISVTEQNEHATLEEYSEFLRRKTYMLANPFEKESKLLTPPNLKIPKSPKKIVTPANGEKIIAEVDALRSTDCRLLQSKNYEVFFAEAAQIPNILHELGRLREITFREVGEGTNEPIDLDKFDQYYHHMFLWDDDAKKIAGAYRMGLGSEIYPKYGMDGFYLNDLFRFEPELHDMMHKSIEMGRAFIIKEYQQKPMPLFLLWKGIIHTTLRYPEHKFLLGGVSISNQFSDFSKSLMIEFMKSNYYDPYIAQYIHPKKAYKVKLKDADKDFIFDEAESDLNKFDKIIDELEPGSLRLPVLIKKYIKQNARVVAFNVDPLFNNAIDGLMYIRIADIPESTMKPVMEEFQAELERKLTEKED
- the rsmA gene encoding 16S rRNA (adenine(1518)-N(6)/adenine(1519)-N(6))-dimethyltransferase RsmA, with product MEKVKAKKHLGQHFLKDESIAQAIADTLNLEGYEDVLEIGPGMGVLTKYLLEKPINTYVIEIDTESVEYLDSNYPKLKDKIISKDFLKYNINEIFEGKQFAIIGNFPYNISTQIVFRTLEFRNQIPEFAGMFQKEVAERICEKKGSKTYGILSVLAQAFYDAEYLFTVDEHVFNPPPKVKSGVLRLRRKEDFSLPCGEKLFFTVVKTAFQQRRKTLRNSLKTLNLSDNLREDKVFDLRPEQLSVEQFIELTQKIEADGV
- a CDS encoding 2-hydroxyacid dehydrogenase, with the protein product MGIKILHIDSNHPVLWDQLQQAGFSNFQDFKSSKEEIEAKIQDYHGIVIRSRFKIDKTFLDKAINLQFIARVGAGLESIDCDYASSKNITLIAAPEGNRNAVAEHTLGMILSLFNKLNQADSEIRSGHWNRESNRGHELDGKTVGIIGYGNMGKSFAKKLRGFDVEVVCYDIQENEGDANAKQVSLQELQQKADVLSLHIPWTPETDKMVNAAFINNFAKPFWIINTSRGKNIVTADLVAAMQSGKILGAGLDVLEYEKLSFETLFQDKNTPEAFQYLLQAKNVILTPHIAGWTFESHERLAQVIVDKIKALYL
- the serS gene encoding serine--tRNA ligase, whose amino-acid sequence is MLQIAFIRENQEKVIKALAKRNMDAKTIVEEVVQLDEKRRATQVELDGVLAESNKLSKDIGDLMKSGEKSKATILKEKTILLKEKSKDLAEKAEIFANELTQKLYTIPNLPADIVPVGKTPEENLNVFQEGDIPVLHEGALPHWELVKKYDIIDFELGVKITGAGFPVYKGKGAKLQRALINYFLDKNTAAGYKEMQVPHLVNEASGFGTGQLPDKEGQMYHDATDNLYLIPTAEVPVTNLFRDVILNENELPVLCTAYTPCFRREAGSYGAHVRGLNRLHQFDKVEIVRVEHPDKSYEALDGMVEHVKGILQELKLPYRILRLCGGDMGFTSALTYDFEVFSTAQERWLEISSVSNFETFQANRLKLRFKDKDGKNQLAHTLNGSSLALPRVLAGILENYQTPEGIVVPEVLRPFCGFDIIN
- a CDS encoding DUF4286 family protein yields the protein MILYNVTTNIHESVHDQWMIWMQHKHIPEVLATGKFSSARMVRVLVEEEMGGVTYSVQYTTDSKETLEKYYQEDAPALREEGTKLFGDRMLTFITELELISEH
- a CDS encoding Dabb family protein, coding for MKKLLFVLLFLMATFNTINAQQDKPKQVLRHVVMFGWKEGTNPADISKIVTAFGNLPAKIPLIKSFEWGTNNSPENLNNGLTHCFFLTFYSEADRDAYLIHPDHKAFGALLNPKPDKITVLDYWTSL
- a CDS encoding TM2 domain-containing protein, whose protein sequence is MENSKHEEWNNPRPVYEDNKKISAGLLAILLGPFGIHKFLLGYTTEGIIWLVISICTCGTVTGLLGVIEGIIYLIKSDEEFYQTYQVGKKAWF
- the mgtE gene encoding magnesium transporter encodes the protein MEFKISKELIRELEQLIQSKNDHQLEVLLNDMHHADIAEVLDELDFEEATYIFKVLDSDKTAEILLELEDDLRENILKRLSPKEIAEELDELETNDAADIIAELSQEIKAEVISELQDVEHAKDIVDLLRYAEDTAGGIMHKELVKVNENWNVLTCVKEMRIQAVNISRVHSIYVVDDEDRLKGRLSLKDLLTTSSRTPINDVYIRKLNSVNVDTEDIEVARIMQKYDLEAIPVVDELGRLVGRITIDDIVDVIKEEADKDYQMAAGITQDVEADDSVYEHTKARLPWLIMGMLIELVASYVLKGNEATSQQFYTLIIFMPLLSATAGNIGVQASAIIVQGLANGTLKGFSKEYFSKEITVAMISGTIISLLVLAYHTIMYGQFQVGLAISISIIVVILFAATLGTLVPLFLHKKKIDPAIATGPFITTTNDVFGIILYFTIAKLILGV
- the proC gene encoding pyrroline-5-carboxylate reductase; amino-acid sequence: MKVHIIGGGNLGVSIALGISKFSQDNQVTVTRRNTASILYLEKLCITVSTDNKHQIQEADVIILTIKPYQVDTVLAEILPVISNKVIASAVSGLSIENLQNKIGASNSAVRIMPNIAAQFGASATCIAFHEKDKDKAQDTVALFQTLGTAPIIDEKLMDAATVLAASGTAFALRYIRASMQAGIEIGFDWQTALAISAQTVKGAAEMLLEEKGHPEQLIDRVTTPQGCTIAGLNEMELHGFSSSLIKGIKTSLKQIKG